The segment CCGAGGGCTTCGACCTGCCAGCGCCGGGCGAGTTCGGACACGGCGATCCGGCCGCTGATCTTCTCGTGGTACGGACGCAGCACACCCTGGAAGGTGCTGAGCACCAAGGACTTCGTCGTCGAGGTGTGGAAGGTTGCCACGATCGGGCCGTCCGCTGCTTTGAGCGCCAACATCGACAGGCTGGGCGCGTTGGGTTCGTGGATGTGCAGCACGTCGAAATCGTTGTCGGAGATCCACTTACGGATTCGAGAATAAGTGACCGGTCCGAATCGCAGCCGCGCCACGGATCCGTTGTAGGGAATGGCGAGTGCTTCGCCCGCCGACACCACGAAGTCCGGTAACTCGACGTCGTCGGACGCCGGAGCGAGAACGCTGACGCGATGTCCGCGTTCGACGAACACTTCGGCCAACTGCTGAACGTGTGCTTGCACTCCACCGGGAACATCGAACGAGTACGGGCACACCATGCCGATCTTCACGCGCCCTCGATTCGGGCGCGTCGCTCGGCCGACCAGTCGCTCATCCACAGCGGTTGCAGCATGTGCCAGTCCGCCGGATGGGCTCGGATTCCGGCAGCGAAATGATCGGCCAACGTCTGGGTGGCAGGCCCGACTCCGGCCGAGACGTCCACTGCGGGCGAGATGTCGAATCCCCAGCCGTCGCCGTCGAAATAGCCGTGCACCGGCAGCAGCGTCGCTCCGGTGTCGATCGCGAGTTTCGCGGCGCCCGCGGGCATCCGGGTCGGTTCGCCGAAGAAGGTGACCGGCACTCCGTGCTTGGCGAGGTCTCGCTCGCCGAGCAGGCAGACGACCTTGTTCTGGCGCAGCCTCTCGGACAGTGCGAGCAGGGGAGGCTGCTCACCGCCGCTGAGCGGAAAGATCTCGAAGCCCAGGCTCTCCCGATAGGCGACGAATCGCTGGTACAGAGATTCCGGCTTCAGCCGTTCGGCGACGGTCGAGAGCCCACCGTGCGTGCGCACCAGCCACATTCCGGCCATGTCCCAATTGCCACTGTGCGGCAGCGCCAGCACCACTCCCTTGCCGGCCGCGAGGGCACCTTCGAGATGTTCCTTGCCGTTCACACACCGATCGATGACCGCGGCCTGCGCAGCCAGATCCATCGACGGCAACCGAAACGCCTCGCGCCAATACCGGGCGTAGGAGCGAACACTGTCGCGTATCAGCTCGTCGGGCACCTCGGCGGGAGTGGTCCCCAGGACGCGAGCGAGATTGCGACGCAGCTGATCCGGCCCACCGTTGCGGTTCGACGCGAAGTCGGCTCCGCGATCGAACAGGCGTCGTGCCACTGGCTCGGGCAGAGACCGGACCAGTCGCCAACCGGCCGCGTAGCCCGCGTCGCTCGCTCTGTCGGAGAGATTCACGACGCGGCCACGTCGCCGTCGTCGGATGCCGGTGCCACCGGAGGCACGATGATGTCGCGAGCACCCTCGGATCCGCGAACCGCGAGAACGCGCTGGAGTACTGTCACGATGCTCAGGGCGGCAAGGATCCACATTGCCGGGTAGATCACGCTGTCCAGCCACGGAATGTCGAAATGCCGTCCGACGCCGGTCGACCCGGCACCGACGAGAACGATGACCAGGCGATCGGGGCGTTCGATCCAACCACCGTCGGCCGAGAGTCCGCTGGCCTCGGCGCGCGCCTTGGCGTAGGAGATCACCTGGGAGGTGACCAGGCAGATCAGGGTGGCCACCAGCAGCGGCTTGTCCTGCTCGGAATACACCGCCCACCAGGCCAATCCGCCGAAGATCGCACCGTCGGCCACTCGATCGCACGTGGCGTCGAGGACCGCACCGTACTTGGTGCCACCGCCCCGAGCCCGCGCCATGGCACCGTCGAGCATGTCGAACAACACGAACAGGGTGATGACGACCGAACCCCACCACAGGTATCCGGCGGGGTACATCGTCACCGCCGCCGTGACGGTGACGACGGTGCCGATGATCGTCACCGAGTTGGGGGTGAGCCCGGTGCTGTTGAGGGCGCGCCCGAGCGGGGCGGTCACCTTCGAGACCGGCGCACGGCCGAAAATGCTCAGCACGGCGCGTGCTCCTCTCGCCTGTGGTTCATTCGTTCCAGGCCGACGCGAGCAGGGCCCGTGTGTCGCGGAGCAACTGCGGCATGACTTTTGCGCCGCTGATCACGGTGATGAAGTTCGCGTCGCCGCCCCATCGGGGCACGATGTGCTGGTGCAGGTGCTCGGCCAGCGACCCGCCCGCGGCAGCGCCGAGGTTGAGTCCGACGTTGAACCCGTGCGGACGCGACACGCGCTTGATGACGCGGATCATCTGCTGCGTGAACGCCATCAACTCGGCGCTCTCCGCGGGCGTGAGATCTTCCAGTGCCGCAACGCGGCGGTACGGCACGATCATCGCGTGGCCGGGGTTGTACGGATACAGGTTGAGTACCGCGTACACCGATTCGCCTCGTGCGACGACCAGACCGTCCTCGTCGCTCATCTTGGGAATGTCGGAGAAGGGCTCGTTCGACTTCGCCGAGCCCTGGGGAGCCTCGGCGATGTAGGACATCCGGTGCGGCGTCCACAGTCGCTGCAACCGATCGGGCTCACCGGCCCCGGTGGCGACGATCGACTCGTCCTGTTCCGACATGATCAGCTCACTCCTGCGGGTTCGGTCTGCACGAGCTCGGCGGTCGGTGATGCGTTGTTGCGCTGAGAGATCCAGTCGGTGACGATAGCGATGGCCTGAGCCACGGGGACGCCGTTGACCTGCGTGCCGTCCCGGAATCGGAAACTCACGGCACCGGCTTCGACGTCGCGTTCGCCTGCGAGAAGCATGAAGGGGACCTTCTGTGCGGTCTGGTTGAAGATCTTCTTCTGCATCCGGTCGTCACTGGCATCGACCTCGGCGCGCACACCACGCTTCTTCAGCTCGTTCACCACCGCGAACAGGTGGTCCTGGTACACCTCGGCAACCGGGATGCCGACGACCTGGACCGGTGCGAGCCACGCCGGGAACGCGCCCGCGTAATGCTCGGTGAGCACCCCGAAGAAGCGCTCGATGGAACCGAACAGCGCGCGGTGAATCATCACCGGTCGCTCCTTGGTTCCGCCCGAGCCGGTGTATTCGAGCTCGAAGCGTTCGGGCAGGTTGAAGTCGAGCTGAATGGTCGACATCTGCCAGGTACGCCCCAGCGCATCCTTGGCCTGCACCGAGATCTTCGGTCCGTAGAACGCAGCCCCACCCGGATCGGGCACCAGGTTCAGGCCCGACGCCGCCGCCACCTCGGCGAGGGTGTTGGTCGCTTCTTCCCAGACCTCGTCGCTACCGACCGACTTCTCCGGGTTGCGAGTGGAGAGTTCGAGGTAGAAGTCGTCGAGGCCGTAGTCCTTGAGCAGCCCGAGAACGAACTCGAGGGTGCTGGTGAGCTCGCCGCGCATCTGCTCGCGGGTGCAGAAGATGTGCGCGTCGTCCTGGGTCATACCGCGCACGCGGGTCAGACCGTGGATGACACCGGACTTCTCGTAGCGGTAGACCGAACCGAACTCGAACAGGCGCAACGGCAGTTCGCGGTACGAGCGGCCACGGGAACGGAAGATCAGGTTGTGCATCGGGCAGTTCATCGGCTTGAGGTAGTAGTCCTGGCCGGGCTTGCGGACATCGCCGTTCTCGTCGAGTTCGGCGTCCAGGTGCATCGCCGGGAACATGCCGTCCCGATACCAATCGAGGTGACCCGAGACCTCGTACAGATGGCCCTTGGTGATGTGCGGGGTGTTGACGAACTCGTAGCCCTCTTCGATGTGCCGCTGGCGCGAGTAGTTCTCCAGCTCGTTCCGGATCACCCCACCCTTCGGATGGAACACCGGAAGACCGGAGCCCAGCTCGTCGGGGAAGCTGAACAGGTCCAGCTCGGACCCGAGCTTGCGGTGATCGCGGCGCTCCGCCTCGGCCAGCAGCTCGAGATGCGCATCGAGCGCTTCGGTGGACTCCCATGCCGTTCCGTAGATGCGCTGCAGGCCGGCGTTGTCCTGATTACCGCGCCAGTACGCAGCCGAACTGCGGGTGAGCTTGAACGCGGGCACGTACTTGGTGGTGGGGATGTGCGGTCCGCGGCACAGATCGCCCCAGATGCGCTCGCCGGTCCGGGGATTGAGGTTGTCGTAGGCGGTGAGCTCTCCCCCACCGACCTCCATGACCTCGGGATCGTCGATGCCGGACTTGTCGTCGATCAGCTCGAGCTTGTACGGCTCGTTCGCCAACTCCTCGCGGGCCTGCTCCACCGACTCGTACACCCGACGCGAGAACCGCTGTCCGGCTTTGACGATCTGCTTCATCTTCTTCTCGAGTGCCGTCAGATCCTCGGGAGTGAACGGCTGCTGCACATCGAAGTCGTAGTAGAAGCCGTCCTTGATGAACGGTCCGATGCCCAGCTTGGCGTCGGGAAAGAGCTCCTGAACGGCCTGCGCCAACACGTGCGCAGCCGAGTGCCTGATGACGCTTCGTCCGTCCTCGGTGTTCGCCGGAACGGGCTCGACCTCGGTGTCGCCCTCCGGTGCCCACGACAGGTCACGGAGCTTGCCGTCGGGATCGCGCACCACGACGACGGCGTCGGGTCCCTTGTTCGGCAGGCCGGTGTCGCGGAGCGCCGTACCTGCCGTCGTTCCTGCCGGCACCATGATGCGGGCGGGCGAAACGGCGGCGACAACGGGCATGCTCACAGCGATGTACTCCTCGATCGATTCTTCTGGCCAGGAAGGCCTCCGACAGCCTATCGGCAACGG is part of the Rhodococcus sp. SBT000017 genome and harbors:
- a CDS encoding phosphatidylinositol mannoside acyltransferase — protein: MNLSDRASDAGYAAGWRLVRSLPEPVARRLFDRGADFASNRNGGPDQLRRNLARVLGTTPAEVPDELIRDSVRSYARYWREAFRLPSMDLAAQAAVIDRCVNGKEHLEGALAAGKGVVLALPHSGNWDMAGMWLVRTHGGLSTVAERLKPESLYQRFVAYRESLGFEIFPLSGGEQPPLLALSERLRQNKVVCLLGERDLAKHGVPVTFFGEPTRMPAGAAKLAIDTGATLLPVHGYFDGDGWGFDISPAVDVSAGVGPATQTLADHFAAGIRAHPADWHMLQPLWMSDWSAERRARIEGA
- the pgsA gene encoding phosphatidylinositol phosphate synthase; amino-acid sequence: MLSIFGRAPVSKVTAPLGRALNSTGLTPNSVTIIGTVVTVTAAVTMYPAGYLWWGSVVITLFVLFDMLDGAMARARGGGTKYGAVLDATCDRVADGAIFGGLAWWAVYSEQDKPLLVATLICLVTSQVISYAKARAEASGLSADGGWIERPDRLVIVLVGAGSTGVGRHFDIPWLDSVIYPAMWILAALSIVTVLQRVLAVRGSEGARDIIVPPVAPASDDGDVAAS
- a CDS encoding HIT domain-containing protein: MSEQDESIVATGAGEPDRLQRLWTPHRMSYIAEAPQGSAKSNEPFSDIPKMSDEDGLVVARGESVYAVLNLYPYNPGHAMIVPYRRVAALEDLTPAESAELMAFTQQMIRVIKRVSRPHGFNVGLNLGAAAGGSLAEHLHQHIVPRWGGDANFITVISGAKVMPQLLRDTRALLASAWNE
- the thrS gene encoding threonine--tRNA ligase; its protein translation is MPVVAAVSPARIMVPAGTTAGTALRDTGLPNKGPDAVVVVRDPDGKLRDLSWAPEGDTEVEPVPANTEDGRSVIRHSAAHVLAQAVQELFPDAKLGIGPFIKDGFYYDFDVQQPFTPEDLTALEKKMKQIVKAGQRFSRRVYESVEQAREELANEPYKLELIDDKSGIDDPEVMEVGGGELTAYDNLNPRTGERIWGDLCRGPHIPTTKYVPAFKLTRSSAAYWRGNQDNAGLQRIYGTAWESTEALDAHLELLAEAERRDHRKLGSELDLFSFPDELGSGLPVFHPKGGVIRNELENYSRQRHIEEGYEFVNTPHITKGHLYEVSGHLDWYRDGMFPAMHLDAELDENGDVRKPGQDYYLKPMNCPMHNLIFRSRGRSYRELPLRLFEFGSVYRYEKSGVIHGLTRVRGMTQDDAHIFCTREQMRGELTSTLEFVLGLLKDYGLDDFYLELSTRNPEKSVGSDEVWEEATNTLAEVAAASGLNLVPDPGGAAFYGPKISVQAKDALGRTWQMSTIQLDFNLPERFELEYTGSGGTKERPVMIHRALFGSIERFFGVLTEHYAGAFPAWLAPVQVVGIPVAEVYQDHLFAVVNELKKRGVRAEVDASDDRMQKKIFNQTAQKVPFMLLAGERDVEAGAVSFRFRDGTQVNGVPVAQAIAIVTDWISQRNNASPTAELVQTEPAGVS